CGATGCAGGGTCCGCGGGTCCATGGTCATCGGTGAGATCCGTTCGGAGAACTGTTTGACCAGCGCCACATCGTTGTCCTGCGCCACACCGTCCATCAGTTCGCAGACATCCTCGGCAATGTCGTTGGGGTTGACGGTTTCATACTCGGGCTCCCGCTCCTTGGAATAGGAGAGCAGATCCATCACCAGGTCGGAAGTACGGGTGATATTGCGCTGGATCATATCCCAACCGCTGCGCAGTTTATCGTTGTTGTCCCGCTCCAGTCCGACATCCACCAGATAGCTGCCGCCCTTGAATCCGTGGAGGATATTCTTGATGCAATGGGCCAGACCGGCAACGGTCTGGCCAACGGCAGCCAACCGCTCGCTATTGACCAGTTCCCGTTCAAGTCGTTTGATTTCGCGCAAATCCTGGAAAAAGGCGACGGTACCCATCATCTTCTGGTTGGCCCGCAAGGTGGTGCCGGCAAAACGCACGGGAATGGCTTCGCCGGTGCTGGCCTTGATGTCGGCTTCCTTCCAGGCCGATCCTTCGGCCGCATCGTCGGCCGGGGCATGAACGAGCGTATGCTGGACCCATTCGGGAAGCAATTCGCGGGCATCTTTGGCGCCGACGACGTCTTTGGCCGAATAACCGAAAATGCGCTCGGCCGCCGGATTGAAGATCACGGTTTTCCACTGGTCGTCCGTGGCAACAATGCCATCATTGGCGCTTTTGATCAGCTTGGCCTGGAAATTGGACTTCTGAATGACTTCGTCATGCAGCAAGGCGTTTTCGATGGTAGCCCCGATGCGGTTGCCGATCAGATCCAGCAGGTGCAGTTCTTCGGAGGAAAACCGCTCGGTGGCCTTTTCGATGCGCATGACCCCCAGGCTCCTGGTTTCCTTGGCGCTGATGGGAATATAGGCGAACGTGGGGCTGTCCGCTTGCGGTTCGTCGACATCGTGGTCGCTGTTCTGGTAGATCAGGGGCTTGTCCGTACGGGACACCTTGTGGATCATTTCCGGTTCCGAATCCGGCCCCTGGCTGCCGCCATAGCCAGGCTCCGCGTAGCAGGTATTGAAATACCGCAGGTCGAAACGGCCGTTACCCTCATCCATGTACAGACAAACGCTGTCTGCATGGAAGAAATCGCGAATTTCCATCACGGCGCCGTCGATACGCGATTGCAGACTCAGGGGCGCATTGAGGGCCGTGTAAATCGAGCACAGCGTCGTCAATTCGCGGTTGCGGCGGCGCTGCTCTTCTTCCGCATGTTTGGCTTCCGTGGTGTCCAAAAGGGTTTCGATGGCCCCCACCAGGCTGCCGTCAGCGGCCTTGATCGGTGCGGCGGTGAACCAGCACCAGCGCCCGCCCTTGCCCAGGTTGGGGAAAAAGACCTCCGCTTCATAAGCGCCTTCGATCAGCTCGGATTTTTTCCAGTTGCCGCCGTACAGGTCCCAGATCTCCTGGTCGCCCTTCTGATCCAAAATCAGATCGGCCATGGAAGGCCGCTCGCTGTCCCAGAAGGGCGCCCACTGCCGGTCGGTTCCCACCATCTCCGTGGCGCCGTGGCCGGTCAGCTTCTCTATGGCCTGATTCCAGTGGGTAATCAGATGGTCCCGGTTTAAAACGAAGGTGGGGATGGTGCTGCCCTGGATAATCTGGGACAGGGTGCGCTGGTTTTCCTCGAGCTTGCGGGTGTACTGACGGCGGTCGGCTTCGGCCCGCTTCTTGTCCGTATAGTCCCACAAGGTTTCGATGGCGCCCACCACGCTGCCGTCGGCGGCCTTGATCGGGGCGGCGGTGAACCAGCACCAACGGCCGTTGCTGCCCAGTTTCGGAAAAAAAAGTTCCGCTTCGTAGGCGCCTTCGATCAACTCGGACTTTTTCCACTTGCCGCCGTACAGATCCCAGATCTCCTGTTCACTCTTCCGGTCCAGGATCACATCGGCCATGGTAGGCCGCTCGTTGTCATAGAATGGAACCCATTGACGGGCGCTCCCCACCATTTGGGTTGCCGGGTAGCCGGTCAGCAGTTCCACCGCCCGGTTCCAGTGGGTGACGACATGCTCCTGATTGAGTACAAAAGTAGGAATGGTGCTGCCTTGAATGATCTGGGACAACAAACGGTGACTCTCTTCGACTTCACGGGTGTACCGGTTGCACTGGGCTTCGGCCTCTTTTTTCTCGGTGATGTCCCAGAAGGTTTCAATGGCGCCGGAAATGCTGCCGTCGGCGGATCGTATGGGGGCCGCGGTAAAAAAGAGCCACTTGCCGCCCGATCCCAGTTTCGCAAAAAAGACCTCCGCCTCGTAGGCGCCTTCGATGAGCTTCGACTTTTTCCAGTTGCCGCCGTACAGGTCCCAGATTTCCTGTTCGCTGCACCGCTCCAGGATCAGGTCGGCCATGGTAGGCCGCTCCTTTTCCCAGAAGGGCACCCACTGCCGCCGGGTCCCCACCATGCGGGTGCCAGGATAGCCGGTCAGCCGCTCCAATGCCAGATTCCAATGGGTAATGACACGATCCTGGTTCAATACGAAGGTAGGCACGTTGCTGCCCTGAAGAATCTGGGCCAGACGATTCTCGCTCTCTTCGATGCGAATGAGGTCCCGGCGATGTTCCGCTTCGACCCGCTTGTTTTCCGTGGAGTCCCACAAGGTTTCGATGGCGCCAACGACGGTGCCGTCCGGGGCCTTGATGGGTGCGGCCGTGAACATCAGCCAGCGGCCGTTTTCACCCAGGTGCTCGAAGAATTCCTCGGCCTCATAAGCCCCTTCCAACAGGGATGAGGGACGCCACTTGGCCCCATAAAACTGGCTGATTTCTCCGGTTTCCAACTGGTCCAGGATGACGTCGGCCATCAGGGGACGGGCCTTCTTGCGGAAGGCTTTCCAGTGGTGGTTGGTTCCCACGATCTCCTCGGCCGTATAGCCGGTCAGTTTCTCAAGCGCCCGGTTCCAGTGCGTCACCGTGTGGTTCCGGTTGATTACGAAGGTCGGCGTTGTGCTTCCCTGTACGATCTGGGAAAGGGCCTGCTCCTTTTCTTCCAGGTCTTTGACGTAACGGCGGTTTTCCGATTCGGCGCGTTTTTTATCCGTCGTGTCCAACAGGGTTTCGATGGCACCGACAATCGTGCCGTCGGCCGTCTTGATGGGGGCCGCCGTAAACCAGCACCAGCGCCCCCCATTGCCCAGCTTGGGAAAGAAGACCTCGGCCTCGTAGCCGCCGTCGATCAGTTTGGATGGATGCCAGTGGTCGCTGTATAGCTCACGGATTTCAGCATTGCCAAGCTGCTTCATGATCACGTCCGCCATGGAGGGCCGTTCATTGTTCCAGAACGGCTCCCATTGGCGCCGCGTGCCGATCATCCGGGCAGCCGGGTATCCGGTGAGCTTCTCCAGGGCCTGGTTCCAGTGGGTGATCACATGATCCTGGTTGAGAACAAAGGTCGGCACGCCGCTGCCTTGAATAATCTGGGAAAGGGTGCGCTCGCTGGCTTCGATGCGCCGGGTGTAGGCCCGGCGTTCGCTTTCGGCCTGGCGGCGCTCGGTGGTGTCCCACAGGGTTTCGACGGCGCCGACAATCGTGCCGTCGGAGGCTTTGATGGGCGCGGCCGTAAAAAAAACCCAGCTCCCGTTTTCCCCGATATGCTCAAAAAACTCTTCGGCTTCGAAACCGCCTTCGATCAGGGTGGACGGCTGCCAGCGCGATCCGTAATAGTGGTTGATCTCGCCGGTCTCCAACTGGTCCAGGATGACGTCGGCCATGATGGGCCGTTCCTCTTTCCGGAACGGTCTCCAATGATCGCGGGTGCCCACGATTTGTTCGGCGGTGTACCCGGTCAGCTTTTCCAGGGCATGGTTCCAATGGGTGACCACGTGATCCCGGTTGATCACGAACGTCGGAATGGTGCTTCCCTGGACGATTTGCGACAGGGATTTCTCTTTTTCGTAAAGCTCGTTTTCGATCTGCTTGAAACGGCGGTTGCGCTGCATGACGATCTCGGCGGTCTTGCGGAAGCAGCGGTTGATACGCTCCCTGGCATTTTCGGCGGTGAGCTTTTCGGTCTCCAGGGCGGCAAAGGCGTCCTCGCGAATGGCTTCCAGTTGGAGCAAATCCCAGAGGAAACGCGAATCCTGGTGGTTGATCAGCTCCACCCCTGCCGGTTTGATGCGGGCGATTTCGCGGGCCAGTTCCAGATCCCAGGTGACTTCGATGATCGTGTCCAGCCCCTCGAGGTTGCATATCTCGCGATAGTCGCTGCAGGTGAAAATATTCAGGGAACGGGCGTAGCTGATGCCTGCCGCGTTTTCGTTGATGTCGGCCACGCCCAGGATCGTGGGCTGCCGCCCCTTGAAATGGTCGCTGAGCACGTGCCTGAGCAGTTTTTCGCAGAACCGGCCCCCGCCGACCATGGCAATTTTGTTGTTTTCGAGGTGATGGATCATCGTACCCTTCTATATTTTATGGAACCAAAAGAACCGGCAGTTCGCTCAATTCGGCAATCTGGTGGGACACGCCCCCCAGCCAGTATTCCCGAAACCAGTCTTTTCCCGTTCTCCCCAGGACGATCATGGTGGCACCGTAGTCCCTGGACATCTTGATGATTTCTTCCACTGTACGCCCCATCGCCAGATGCGATTCGCTCTGCACGCCAGCCTCGTCGACCAGACGGCAATAGGCCTCCAGCCTTTGGAGGCTTTTGTCTTCAAGGCGTTTAATGGTTGCATCGTCCAGGTTTTTGACCATGCGTGCGCCCAGCACATGGGAAACGATAATTTTTTCAACCAGGCCCTTGAGTCCGAGAACCGCATCCAGGGCGCGCCGGGAAGGCTCCGACCAGTCCGATGCCAGCAGCGGACGCTTCCAGATATCGTCGTTGGTGCGCGTGAGCGTCTCCCCCTGCCATTCGTACTGAACCATATATTTGCTCATAAGCACCGGAACGCTGCTGCGACGCAGGACATCCAGGACATGGTTGCCCACGTAGACCCTTTCCAGGGCAGTGCGCTTTTTGCGGCCCACCGCAATCAGGTCGGCCTTCTCTTCCTCGGCCGCTTTCAAAACCTCGGCGTTGACGGCGCCCACTTCGACCCGCTTGCAAAACTCCAGCTGCGGGTCGTCGATGGTTTGAATCCAGTCGTCAAAGGTGCGATGTGCGTTTTCGATAAAGCGTTTGCGGTCTTCTTTGAGGATGCCGCCGTATGGCACGAACTCGACATCCTCCCTGGGAATTACATGGACTAGGACCACTTTCTTGAGTCCGGCCGCCTTCAGTTCGAGCATGGACTTTAACGAATTGAAGGCTAATTCCCTGAAACGGGTGTGAAAAAGCAGGGTGGTGAATGGCATTGCCGGCCTCCTGTCCCTAAAAAAAGATCACGGTTACGACCACAAACGTCGGTATGAGAAAGACAAGCGTGTATTTGAGAATGTAACCGAAAAAACTCGGCATGGTTGTCCCGGCTTCCTCGGCAATGGAGCGCACCATGAAGTTGGGGGCATTGCCGATATAGCTGCAGGCGCCGAAAAAAACGGCTCCGGCGGCAATGGCTTCAAGGAATAGGGCTTTTTCCGTCATTAACAGGGGGACCGCCTGAGCCTCGGCCATACCCGGGTAGTGGCTGCCCAGGGCGGTGTTGAAAAAGGTCAGATAGGTCGGTGCGTTGTCCAGAAAACCGGAAAGGGCCCCGGTGACCCAGAAGTAGTGCAGCGGCTCCTTGACGGCATTGATCAGAAAGGCCAGCTGGCCGCTGGCACCGGCCTTAAGAATCAGCAGACAGGGGATCATGGTGATAAAAATGCCAATGAAAAGGTAGGCCACTTCAATGATGGGAAACCAGGTAAAGTCGTTCCCCTCCCGGATCTCCACCCGGGTGGTGGCCATGGAGAGCAGCCCCATGAAGATCAGCAGGCCATCCCTGACCCAGTCCTGGATGCCGCGGTGCACCCCCAGCACGTTCACCTCGCCCCAGTCGACCACGCCGCTCATCAAAACCGCGCCGACGATACCGGCCAGAAAAATGAAGTTGTGGATTCCCACCAACTTCAGGGGAATCTTTTCGTCCGCATTCGTCGGCTCCCGTTTGGGTTCCTTTCGGTAATGATACAAGTCCAGAAAAAAATAGATCACCAGCAAAAGCCCGGTGACCACGAGCATGTGAGGCAGGATTTTCATTGTCCAGAAAAAGGAGACGCCGTGCAAAAACCCCAGAAACAGGGGCGGATCGCCCAAAGGCGTCAATGATCCACCCACATTGGCGACCAGAAAGATAAAGAAGACCACCATGAAGGTGCGGTTCTTGCGGTAATCGTTGGCCCGCAGAAAGGGCCGGATCATCAGCATGGCCGCGCCGGTGGTGCCCATCCAGGAGGCCAGCAGGGTACCGATGATCAGCATGACGACGTTGACCACCGGTGTTCCCCGCAAAGAGCCTTTCAATAAAATGCCGCCGGAAACGGTGTACAGGGACCACAACAGAATAATAAAGGGAACATAATCCGCCAGAAGAATGTGGAAAATCTCGTACAGGGCGGTCGTCTTGTAGACGAACAGAAACGGCACGGCCATTGACGCTGCCCAAAAGGCGGACACTTTGCCGAAATGGTGGTGCCAGAATTCGGGAGCGACCAGCGGAAACAGGGCGATGGAGAGCAGCATGCAGGCAAATGGGAGGCAGCTCCAGAGCGGCAATTCGGGACCCAGGTCTTCATGGCCGTGGTGGCCGGATGGGCCTGCCTCGCCATGGCCGCCATCGCCGTGAAGATCCTGACCGGTGTGGGCGTCGCCCTGTTGATGGTAAGCGGGAGCGTCATGGCTGTCCGAAGCCCAAAGCAGGCGGCCTGTTGTCGTCGTGGCCAGGCAGAAGGCCATGCACCATAAAAAAAGTACGATCAGGCGTCTGGAAAATATGCTCATGGGCTGTCCGGCCTCCCCGATGAATGAAGGGGTCGATACAAAGTTGACCCTCGTCGATGATAAAAGGAAATCATTGACTGAACTGTTCAATGAACCCAGGGGCAGTCACGTTCACAGAGCAAGGTCTAACCAACAGATATGAAATGAAATGCATACCTTACATACTACGGTTCTCTTTTTTTTGTCAACCGGTTTGGCAGGCGCCCGCGTTAGGACGAAAAGACGGCAGGACGGTCGAAGCCCGGCAAAAAGACAGGCAGGACGCTTCAGATGCCATCGAACGCTTCCATGGCCACGTTGATGGAAATGGCAAACCCCAGCCCTTCGAACTTATGGGTCAGTCTTTTAAAGGTGTTGACTCCGATCACCCGGCCCTGGGCAGTCACCAGGGGACCGCCGCTATTGCCCGGATAGATTTGGGCATTGGTTTTGACGAAAGGTCCTTCAAAGCCGGACACCACTCCGGAGGTGACCGAATTCCGCAGTTTCACCGGATTGCCGATGGCATACACCGGATCACCCTGAGCGGATGCATACGGCGAAATCGGTTGGATAAACGGCGTCGTATACCCATCCACCTTGAGCAGGGCCAGGTCGTGTTGATCGCTGACCTCCACCAAATAGGCATAAAGGGGGGTATTGTCCGCCAGATAGATGGTGAAATTGCGGTTGAGGCCGGCCAGACTGGCATCGAGGCGCTGCTGAACAAGCGACGTTTCGAAGCGGGATCGTTCCGAATCGAGCTTTTGCCGCTGTTCATCGACGGATTGCTCCCAACTCCGGAACCGTTGAAGCCCTTCCCGGTATCGGTTTTCATTGTAGTCCCGGGTGGATGATTCCGGCTGGCTGTCGATGTATTGGCGAAAATTTTCAAGATCGCTGCGGGCCTGCTCCAGCCGTTTCGTCTCACGGTCGAGCTGTGCCTGGTAATGCTCCAGTGTTTTCACCGTCGACGCAGCCGCCGGATCATCCTTTGTTCCTGTCTCCGGACTCAAACGGATCACATGCTTGTTGGTGAGGATGTAGCCGTCGCCGGTTACGAAAAAGCCTGATCCATATCCGAAACTGGTTTCAATGGCCACCGTAGCCATGGTGGCTGTCTCGATGTCGTTGGCTGGACGCAGTGCGGCCCTTAATTGTTCGCTGAGATTTCTTGTCCCTCCATGGGCCGCCGGGGGAGCATCGGACGAGGCGTCCCGTTGCGAGGCAGGAACCTGTCCGGGATCGTCGGTAAAATGCCAGACCCCATCCTCTTTGTATTTGTATACGGCGGCGGGCGCTGGTGCGACGGCAACGGCCGCGATCAGGAGAGCCAGAAAGCCGAAGAGAACTGTTTTAAAAATGAATGGCATGAGTGCTTCCGATTTCATGGGAATGAGTATGCCACGGCATCCCGATCAATTCAAGGCAGCCATTCAAGCATTGACGGCCTCTTAAAAAGGCCGATATCGGCGTTACGCTCATCCTTCGTCACTGCGACGTACCTTAAGTACGCCTCATTCCTCAGGATTCGCAATCCTTGATCTCGGCCTTTTTACGAAGCCGCCGGTAATGCGACTTTTTACGAGTCTATCAAGCATTGATTTGACGTCGGGGTTCGGTGTAAGCAATGAATTTTCAATTTAAACCGAAACCGCTGATCGTGAAACCAGACCGCTCCTCCGGACTCGTTGAAATTCATGTGGCTGTGCTCTTATTCGGCCTCGCCGGCCTGTTCGCTAAATTTTTATCCCTGCCGGCCTGGTGCATCGTTTTGGGGCGGACCGGATTCGCCACCGTGGCCCTGGCTGCGGCTTTGGTTTACAGCAAAAGCGGACCTTACCCCAAAGGAGGAAAAACCATTGCCCTGTTCTGCCTTCTGGGAATTATCCTGGCGATTCACTGGATCACGTTTTTTCATGCCATCAAGGTTTCCAGTGTAGCTGTAGGATTGCTGGCCTTTTCCACCTTCCCGGTGTTCATCACCTGTTTGGAGCCATTCTGGTTCAACGAGAAAAGGCGGATGATTGATTGGGTGACGGCCGTTTTGGTGCTGGTGGGGCTGGGGATCATGGTCTATCCATCCGGGTTTCGCGGGCAGGTTTTTTCCGGCGTCATCTGGGGTACCTTGGCCGGATTCACGTTCGCCATCCTCTCTTTGTTGAACCGCAAATGGGTGCGGGATTACCCGCCGGTGGTCATTGCCCTGTACCAGAATGCCGTGGCTGCTTTGGTATTGCTGCCCATTCTGGCAGTAGTCGATCTGCGCGTCGACGCCAGGCAGATCGGTCTGCTGGCTTTCCTCGGGGTGATCTGCACGGCCCTTTCCCACGCCCTGTTCATTCGGGGGCTACGCTTCGTGCGGGCGCAGCTGGCATCGGTGATCGCTTGCCTCGAGCCGGTGTACGGGATTGCGTTTGCCTTTTTTCTGCTGCATGAAATCCCTTCGGCAGCCACCCTTGCCGGCGGGGCACTCATCATCATTACGACCGTTGCGGCTACACGTCGGCGCGTGTCGGGTTGACCATCGGCTTCATCCACCGCCAAGAAAAAGGGATGGAACCGCCGGAATAGAAAAACCTTCAGGAGATTGCATTGCTATGAAACCAGATGAAACCAACCCGGACATCATTGTCGATTTTATTACCGGCCAGTCCGTGCCCCATGTAGGCCCCGAAATCAATCGACAACGCGTGGAACGCTACCTGGTCGAGGAGAAGGGCTACCGCCGCGAAGAAATCCTGGTGGACGCTCCCATCGCAGTCGATATCGACGGGGAAACCTATCGCTCGACAGTCGACCTGGTGGTACGGATCGACGAGCGTCCGCTGATCGCCGTCAAATGCGCCGCCGGATCACTCGGCTCCCGGGAGCGTGAAATCGTCAGTGCGGCCCGGCTGCTGGCCGCCTCGCCGCTGCCCATAGCCGTCGTTTCCGACGGTTCGGACGCTACGGTTCTGGATGGGGGCTCCGGAAAAAAAACGGGAAGCGGGATGACGGCCATCCCTTCCCGGGATGAAGCCATCGATATGACCCGGGCCGAACCGCTCCCGCCGGTGCCGGCGGATCGACTGGCCAGGGAAAAGCTGGTATTCCGGTCCTACGACTCCATGAATGTCAATGTCCGCGGCCGAGATAAATAATCGTTCCGAGAAAAGCTTCCCCGTCCGATTTCAGGCCTTGAATTCGTAGGCATCGACAATTTTATCGGTAAACCGCATCAACGGGCCGCGACGCTCGGTCGCATATTTCCGCAAACGCGCCCACCAGTTTTTGCCCATTAGAACCCGATGGATGGAATAGTCTCTGTGGTCGGTGATGCCGTCGATTTCGATCTGTTCGATGCCGAAGGAACCGTATTCGGGCCCCAGCAGCATGGCGGCGGCAATGATGTCGATGGCATGCTCTTTGGCCAGTACGCGGCCGTATAGCTTGGGGAGCGCAGATGCACGGCTGTCATACCGAAGGATTCTGGCAATCCCCGCAATACGGTCCACCGTAAAACTGTGCAACTCCACCTCGCACCCGTAATCTTTTTTCATCACCAGAAAGGGCGTGTTGTTGGTAATAACGAGCAGATCCACATCGTTGGGCGGATGATCCCCCGGATCGCCGGCCAGGTACCGGGCCAGCGACCCGAACAGCAAAAGGGCTTTGGGATGATAATCTTTCAAATCCGCCCGGATTTGATCGATGGCGGATAGCATGGGGGCCAGGTGGGGGTCGTTTTCCACGACGCCTCGCTATCGGGGTAGAATTATTGGCCGGCCACGTCCTTGCCGCAATGCTTGCAGACCTTGGCCCGCTTCTTGATAATCTCCGCACAAAAGGGGCATTCGCGGGTGAAAAAGCGCTCGTGAATTTTGCTCACCGCAGAATCGACCTGTTCCTGAAGCTTCTGATTGCCGAACTTCAGATTGCGAATGGGCTCGATGGCCTCCAGTTCGCCGATGTCGCCGATCATCTCCGCGGCCTTCAACCGGACCCGTACCGGT
This window of the uncultured Desulfosarcina sp. genome carries:
- a CDS encoding sodium:proton antiporter, with the translated sequence MSIFSRRLIVLFLWCMAFCLATTTTGRLLWASDSHDAPAYHQQGDAHTGQDLHGDGGHGEAGPSGHHGHEDLGPELPLWSCLPFACMLLSIALFPLVAPEFWHHHFGKVSAFWAASMAVPFLFVYKTTALYEIFHILLADYVPFIILLWSLYTVSGGILLKGSLRGTPVVNVVMLIIGTLLASWMGTTGAAMLMIRPFLRANDYRKNRTFMVVFFIFLVANVGGSLTPLGDPPLFLGFLHGVSFFWTMKILPHMLVVTGLLLVIYFFLDLYHYRKEPKREPTNADEKIPLKLVGIHNFIFLAGIVGAVLMSGVVDWGEVNVLGVHRGIQDWVRDGLLIFMGLLSMATTRVEIREGNDFTWFPIIEVAYLFIGIFITMIPCLLILKAGASGQLAFLINAVKEPLHYFWVTGALSGFLDNAPTYLTFFNTALGSHYPGMAEAQAVPLLMTEKALFLEAIAAGAVFFGACSYIGNAPNFMVRSIAEEAGTTMPSFFGYILKYTLVFLIPTFVVVTVIFF
- a CDS encoding universal stress protein yields the protein MPFTTLLFHTRFRELAFNSLKSMLELKAAGLKKVVLVHVIPREDVEFVPYGGILKEDRKRFIENAHRTFDDWIQTIDDPQLEFCKRVEVGAVNAEVLKAAEEEKADLIAVGRKKRTALERVYVGNHVLDVLRRSSVPVLMSKYMVQYEWQGETLTRTNDDIWKRPLLASDWSEPSRRALDAVLGLKGLVEKIIVSHVLGARMVKNLDDATIKRLEDKSLQRLEAYCRLVDEAGVQSESHLAMGRTVEEIIKMSRDYGATMIVLGRTGKDWFREYWLGGVSHQIAELSELPVLLVP
- a CDS encoding type I restriction enzyme HsdR N-terminal domain-containing protein; the protein is MKPDETNPDIIVDFITGQSVPHVGPEINRQRVERYLVEEKGYRREEILVDAPIAVDIDGETYRSTVDLVVRIDERPLIAVKCAAGSLGSREREIVSAARLLAASPLPIAVVSDGSDATVLDGGSGKKTGSGMTAIPSRDEAIDMTRAEPLPPVPADRLAREKLVFRSYDSMNVNVRGRDK
- a CDS encoding DMT family transporter — encoded protein: MNFQFKPKPLIVKPDRSSGLVEIHVAVLLFGLAGLFAKFLSLPAWCIVLGRTGFATVALAAALVYSKSGPYPKGGKTIALFCLLGIILAIHWITFFHAIKVSSVAVGLLAFSTFPVFITCLEPFWFNEKRRMIDWVTAVLVLVGLGIMVYPSGFRGQVFSGVIWGTLAGFTFAILSLLNRKWVRDYPPVVIALYQNAVAALVLLPILAVVDLRVDARQIGLLAFLGVICTALSHALFIRGLRFVRAQLASVIACLEPVYGIAFAFFLLHEIPSAATLAGGALIIITTVAATRRRVSG
- a CDS encoding PAS domain S-box protein, which encodes MIHHLENNKIAMVGGGRFCEKLLRHVLSDHFKGRQPTILGVADINENAAGISYARSLNIFTCSDYREICNLEGLDTIIEVTWDLELAREIARIKPAGVELINHQDSRFLWDLLQLEAIREDAFAALETEKLTAENARERINRCFRKTAEIVMQRNRRFKQIENELYEKEKSLSQIVQGSTIPTFVINRDHVVTHWNHALEKLTGYTAEQIVGTRDHWRPFRKEERPIMADVILDQLETGEINHYYGSRWQPSTLIEGGFEAEEFFEHIGENGSWVFFTAAPIKASDGTIVGAVETLWDTTERRQAESERRAYTRRIEASERTLSQIIQGSGVPTFVLNQDHVITHWNQALEKLTGYPAARMIGTRRQWEPFWNNERPSMADVIMKQLGNAEIRELYSDHWHPSKLIDGGYEAEVFFPKLGNGGRWCWFTAAPIKTADGTIVGAIETLLDTTDKKRAESENRRYVKDLEEKEQALSQIVQGSTTPTFVINRNHTVTHWNRALEKLTGYTAEEIVGTNHHWKAFRKKARPLMADVILDQLETGEISQFYGAKWRPSSLLEGAYEAEEFFEHLGENGRWLMFTAAPIKAPDGTVVGAIETLWDSTENKRVEAEHRRDLIRIEESENRLAQILQGSNVPTFVLNQDRVITHWNLALERLTGYPGTRMVGTRRQWVPFWEKERPTMADLILERCSEQEIWDLYGGNWKKSKLIEGAYEAEVFFAKLGSGGKWLFFTAAPIRSADGSISGAIETFWDITEKKEAEAQCNRYTREVEESHRLLSQIIQGSTIPTFVLNQEHVVTHWNRAVELLTGYPATQMVGSARQWVPFYDNERPTMADVILDRKSEQEIWDLYGGKWKKSELIEGAYEAELFFPKLGSNGRWCWFTAAPIKAADGSVVGAIETLWDYTDKKRAEADRRQYTRKLEENQRTLSQIIQGSTIPTFVLNRDHLITHWNQAIEKLTGHGATEMVGTDRQWAPFWDSERPSMADLILDQKGDQEIWDLYGGNWKKSELIEGAYEAEVFFPNLGKGGRWCWFTAAPIKAADGSLVGAIETLLDTTEAKHAEEEQRRRNRELTTLCSIYTALNAPLSLQSRIDGAVMEIRDFFHADSVCLYMDEGNGRFDLRYFNTCYAEPGYGGSQGPDSEPEMIHKVSRTDKPLIYQNSDHDVDEPQADSPTFAYIPISAKETRSLGVMRIEKATERFSSEELHLLDLIGNRIGATIENALLHDEVIQKSNFQAKLIKSANDGIVATDDQWKTVIFNPAAERIFGYSAKDVVGAKDARELLPEWVQHTLVHAPADDAAEGSAWKEADIKASTGEAIPVRFAGTTLRANQKMMGTVAFFQDLREIKRLERELVNSERLAAVGQTVAGLAHCIKNILHGFKGGSYLVDVGLERDNNDKLRSGWDMIQRNITRTSDLVMDLLSYSKEREPEYETVNPNDIAEDVCELMDGVAQDNDVALVKQFSERISPMTMDPRTLHRCLMNLVTNAIDACIFDTAVDKEEHRVTVVTEKEDDGTIRFDVKDNGCGMPEEVREKLFTSFFSTKGVKGTGLGLLVTAKLVEEHKGTIEVASEEGKGTTFTLRFPMVPAGGDGKA
- a CDS encoding trypsin-like peptidase domain-containing protein, encoding MPFIFKTVLFGFLALLIAAVAVAPAPAAVYKYKEDGVWHFTDDPGQVPASQRDASSDAPPAAHGGTRNLSEQLRAALRPANDIETATMATVAIETSFGYGSGFFVTGDGYILTNKHVIRLSPETGTKDDPAAASTVKTLEHYQAQLDRETKRLEQARSDLENFRQYIDSQPESSTRDYNENRYREGLQRFRSWEQSVDEQRQKLDSERSRFETSLVQQRLDASLAGLNRNFTIYLADNTPLYAYLVEVSDQHDLALLKVDGYTTPFIQPISPYASAQGDPVYAIGNPVKLRNSVTSGVVSGFEGPFVKTNAQIYPGNSGGPLVTAQGRVIGVNTFKRLTHKFEGLGFAISINVAMEAFDGI